A stretch of the Bacillota bacterium genome encodes the following:
- a CDS encoding site-2 protease family protein, giving the protein MILQLLRDPVNGVITLLILLPVLIISLTFHEYMHGLAAYAMGDPTPKNSRRLTLNPLNHLDPIGAIALLFAGFGWAKPVPINPYYLKKPKRDMALIAFAGPLSNLLLCFVGLVWFYLWQVFPIIQMPTVVTTAFQYFIILNINLAVFNLIPFPPLDGSKIVFSVLSDKTYYKLMEYEKYGMLALFILLMTGRFNGIISGVSSWILTGFQNFILSVLKLIGVL; this is encoded by the coding sequence ATGATTTTACAGCTCTTGAGGGATCCGGTAAATGGGGTCATAACGCTTTTGATCCTGCTTCCGGTGCTTATCATATCGCTTACATTCCATGAGTATATGCACGGGCTTGCCGCTTATGCTATGGGTGACCCTACGCCGAAAAACAGCAGGAGACTTACGCTTAATCCCCTTAATCATCTTGACCCTATCGGGGCTATAGCGCTTCTTTTTGCAGGCTTCGGATGGGCAAAGCCTGTGCCGATAAATCCATATTATTTAAAAAAGCCGAAACGCGATATGGCTTTGATCGCCTTTGCAGGGCCTCTCTCTAACCTGCTGCTCTGTTTTGTAGGGCTTGTCTGGTTTTACCTGTGGCAGGTGTTTCCCATCATTCAGATGCCGACCGTCGTGACGACAGCATTTCAGTATTTTATAATTCTGAATATAAACCTTGCGGTTTTCAATCTTATCCCATTTCCTCCGCTTGACGGATCAAAAATCGTTTTCTCGGTTTTATCCGACAAGACATATTACAAACTCATGGAGTATGAGAAATACGGGATGCTTGCGTTGTTTATACTTCTGATGACGGGAAGGTTTAACGGCATCATATCCGGCGTTTCAAGCTGGATTTTGACAGGCTTTCAGAATTTTATATTATCGGTTCTTAAACTTATCGGGGTGCTGTGA
- a CDS encoding segregation/condensation protein A, with translation MENVQFKLEVFEGPLDLLMHLIDKNKVNICDIPIAEILDQFMAYVEEYQNYNLDNISEFLVMAAQLLYIKSRMLLPVEDTGEGEDPRDELIDMISRYRLYKEAAVTLKEYKSQNGDRIFVKEPELVEFDETYNKSHSIWQLLDAYRGMFRKNQRRMPPPIQSFSGIVGTPHVSVSSRVFNLLRHLLKRKYISFKSFIYSQKSRSEVVAAFLAILELSKVKRIRFEEVSAEGFSDIRIELSDEKRGN, from the coding sequence ATGGAAAATGTACAGTTTAAACTTGAGGTTTTCGAAGGTCCGCTTGACCTTCTGATGCACCTTATAGATAAAAATAAGGTCAATATTTGTGACATCCCGATTGCGGAAATACTCGATCAATTCATGGCTTATGTTGAAGAATATCAGAATTATAACCTTGACAATATAAGTGAATTTCTTGTAATGGCGGCACAGCTTTTATACATCAAATCACGCATGCTTCTGCCCGTTGAAGATACCGGTGAGGGAGAAGACCCGAGGGACGAGCTAATCGATATGATCTCACGTTACAGGCTTTATAAGGAAGCCGCTGTAACATTGAAGGAATATAAATCGCAAAACGGGGACAGAATATTTGTTAAAGAGCCTGAATTGGTTGAATTTGACGAAACATACAATAAATCTCACAGCATATGGCAACTTTTGGATGCATACCGGGGCATGTTCAGAAAAAATCAGCGTCGTATGCCTCCGCCAATACAGTCTTTTTCGGGTATTGTGGGAACGCCTCATGTTTCGGTTTCAAGCAGAGTGTTCAACCTTCTGCGGCACTTGCTAAAAAGGAAGTACATATCCTTTAAATCATTCATCTATTCTCAGAAAAGCCGCAGTGAGGTGGTTGCCGCATTTTTAGCAATACTTGAGCTTTCAAAAGTTAAAAGAATCAGATTTGAAGAGGTTTCAGCAGAAGGATTTTCAGATATAAGAATCGAATTGAGTGATGAAAAGCGTGGAAATTAA
- the scpB gene encoding SMC-Scp complex subunit ScpB — protein sequence MKSVEIKEVEAIIESILFAAGNPVPLEQLAVVLEMDKKTLESILKNLSDKYDYERRGLKLIRLEDEYQLTTRPEYSEYVKKALDNRRESTLSPAAFEVLAVIAYNEPVTRGYVSSVRGIESGEIMDKLSEKGLIEECGKLDAPGRPRLFRTTTEFLRVFGLQNLDELPQLDPDEMPEVMEQTSYFDDEGDSVHND from the coding sequence ATGAAAAGCGTGGAAATTAAAGAGGTTGAAGCGATTATCGAGAGCATACTGTTCGCAGCCGGAAACCCTGTGCCGCTCGAGCAGCTAGCGGTAGTGCTTGAAATGGATAAAAAGACCTTGGAGTCTATTTTAAAAAATCTCTCAGATAAATATGACTATGAGCGCAGAGGCTTGAAGCTTATAAGGCTTGAGGATGAATATCAGCTCACGACACGTCCTGAATATTCAGAGTATGTCAAAAAAGCGCTTGACAACAGGAGAGAATCTACGCTGTCTCCGGCGGCATTTGAAGTGCTTGCGGTCATTGCCTATAACGAGCCGGTTACGCGAGGGTATGTCAGCTCGGTGCGCGGCATCGAAAGCGGCGAGATAATGGACAAGCTTTCTGAGAAGGGGCTTATTGAGGAATGCGGAAAGCTTGACGCACCCGGCAGACCGAGACTGTTTCGGACGACCACAGAGTTTTTGCGTGTATTCGGACTGCAAAATCTTGATGAGCTGCCGCAGCTTGACCCTGATGAAATGCCTGAAGTAATGGAACAGACGAGCTATTTTGACGATGAGGGCGATTCAGTACATAATGACTAA
- a CDS encoding DUF2953 domain-containing protein, with protein sequence MNLAIWIIVIAAIILIACIKVQLRAEGGVGETAVSLRIAPFTFKLSGGKKKKEKKAEAKAKTAKEKEQPEKEKGFTGTLEKVKKFKPLIGETLQLANKILRVFRRQLLFDRLELDLVVATDDAFQTALLYGGICSVLYPVDSIIRQYVRVKKGALSVNADFNLNKTKFDFHLFVSLKVYNIFIIIMAIIVMGLKYYIRNRKQLKSALQR encoded by the coding sequence GTGAACCTTGCCATATGGATTATTGTTATTGCGGCAATCATACTTATTGCCTGCATCAAGGTTCAGCTTCGCGCAGAGGGTGGAGTCGGAGAAACCGCGGTTTCCCTGAGAATTGCGCCCTTTACATTCAAACTTTCCGGCGGTAAAAAAAAGAAGGAAAAGAAGGCTGAGGCTAAAGCTAAAACCGCGAAGGAAAAAGAACAACCTGAAAAGGAAAAAGGCTTTACAGGCACTCTTGAAAAGGTTAAAAAGTTCAAACCGCTGATTGGAGAAACACTGCAGCTTGCAAATAAAATACTTAGGGTTTTTCGCAGACAGCTTTTGTTTGACAGGCTTGAGCTGGATCTTGTTGTTGCAACCGACGACGCTTTTCAGACCGCTTTGCTTTACGGAGGCATATGCTCGGTGCTGTATCCGGTCGATTCTATAATCAGACAGTACGTGCGTGTTAAAAAGGGCGCATTATCTGTGAACGCTGACTTTAATTTAAATAAGACGAAATTTGATTTTCATTTGTTCGTTTCGTTGAAAGTTTATAATATTTTTATTATAATAATGGCAATAATAGTAATGGGTTTGAAATACTATATAAGAAACAGAAAACAATTGAAAAGTGCGCTTCAAAGATAA
- the ytfJ gene encoding GerW family sporulation protein — translation MADHPILGLMSTALAKIKEMVDVNTIIGDPITTPDGTVILPVSKVCFGFASGGSDYPPKNGMQPSPNPAFGGGSGAGISITPIAFLVCTDGNVKLIQIADNSTTVDRIVCMVPELVDKISSKFKKKNDSTFDE, via the coding sequence ATGGCAGACCATCCTATTTTGGGGCTCATGTCAACAGCGCTTGCAAAAATTAAAGAAATGGTGGATGTTAACACCATAATCGGTGATCCGATAACTACGCCAGATGGAACAGTCATTCTTCCGGTTTCAAAGGTGTGCTTTGGTTTTGCATCGGGCGGTTCTGACTATCCGCCGAAAAACGGAATGCAGCCTTCACCTAATCCTGCTTTCGGCGGCGGAAGCGGCGCGGGCATCAGCATTACGCCAATCGCTTTCCTAGTCTGCACGGACGGCAATGTAAAACTTATTCAGATCGCTGACAATTCAACGACCGTTGACAGGATCGTTTGTATGGTTCCGGAACTTGTGGATAAGATTTCGTCAAAATTCAAGAAGAAAAACGATAGCACTTTCGACGAATAA
- a CDS encoding D-alanyl-D-alanine carboxypeptidase family protein translates to MFKRITSFILAAVIAGGMFGADIQAFDVSAQSAILIEETTGKVLFERNADARRPMASITKIMTAVVALENSNLTDKVQVSPKAVAVEGSKMYLKAGETVTMEELLYGLMLASGNDAANAIAEHVAGDNENFVKLMNAKAHELHLANTSFETPSGLDGDDHYTSARDFANLTAEALKNRDFATIVSTKSKRFSNDEGVRLIVNHNRLLSIYKYAVGVKTGFTKKSGRCLVSAAEKDGVTLIAVTLNAPDDWDDHSKLLDYGFSCVHKITPADDSDRYDLHVVNSPVSSISVSPKPDRSIMLFGEDESKLTKSVELEHFVYAPVKRGDIVGRISYYQNGDCVGSIPLVSNEDAPMLESKRKNSFFSWISHIFFGK, encoded by the coding sequence ATGTTCAAAAGAATAACGTCCTTTATCCTTGCGGCGGTCATTGCCGGAGGCATGTTCGGCGCTGATATACAGGCTTTTGATGTTTCGGCACAAAGCGCCATTTTAATAGAGGAAACAACCGGCAAAGTGCTTTTTGAAAGGAATGCAGACGCACGCCGCCCAATGGCAAGCATAACTAAGATCATGACGGCGGTAGTGGCGCTTGAAAACTCGAATCTGACCGACAAGGTGCAGGTTTCGCCGAAAGCCGTTGCCGTAGAGGGAAGCAAGATGTATCTCAAGGCCGGAGAAACAGTCACGATGGAAGAGCTTTTGTACGGATTGATGCTCGCCTCGGGAAACGATGCCGCGAATGCTATTGCCGAGCATGTTGCGGGGGACAATGAGAATTTTGTAAAACTGATGAATGCAAAAGCTCATGAACTTCACCTTGCGAATACTTCTTTTGAGACGCCTAGCGGACTTGACGGAGATGACCACTATACCTCAGCGCGGGATTTTGCGAACCTTACGGCAGAGGCGCTCAAAAACAGAGATTTTGCGACTATTGTCAGCACTAAATCGAAAAGGTTTTCAAATGACGAGGGAGTAAGGCTCATCGTCAATCACAACAGACTGCTGTCCATTTATAAATATGCTGTCGGCGTTAAAACCGGATTTACAAAAAAGTCGGGCAGATGCCTTGTATCCGCGGCTGAAAAAGACGGTGTGACGCTTATTGCAGTCACGCTGAACGCGCCTGACGACTGGGACGATCACAGCAAGCTGTTGGATTATGGCTTTTCCTGTGTGCACAAAATCACTCCCGCAGACGATAGTGATCGCTATGATCTGCATGTGGTAAACAGCCCGGTTTCAAGCATTTCGGTTTCACCAAAACCCGACAGATCTATTATGCTTTTCGGTGAAGACGAAAGCAAACTTACGAAATCAGTTGAGCTCGAACACTTTGTGTATGCGCCTGTAAAAAGGGGCGACATTGTCGGAAGGATTTCATATTATCAGAACGGCGACTGCGTCGGCAGCATTCCACTTGTGTCAAACGAAGATGCCCCTATGCTGGAATCAAAGAGAAAAAACAGCTTTTTCTCATGGATTTCGCATATTTTTTTCGGGAAATAG
- a CDS encoding pseudouridine synthase — MAELLRLQKYIAECGVCSRRAAEDLITTGRVHVNGKRAELGQKVDPESDSVFVNGKEINIKRHKLVYIIMNKPRGYVTTMNDELDRKCVKDLLEDLNERVVPVGRLDRDSEGLLILTNDGDLVYKLTHPKHNIDKMYTAVVRGDVGDEILKKLNGPIEIDGYVTNSSEVSVLKKKEDRTALRFILREGRNRQIRKMCDKVGLEVLRLKRVAVGELRLAGVKAGKWRFLDEDEIEYLKQL, encoded by the coding sequence ATGGCAGAGCTGTTGCGGCTTCAAAAATATATTGCGGAATGCGGGGTTTGCTCGCGCAGAGCAGCTGAAGATCTAATCACCACAGGGCGTGTGCATGTTAACGGGAAACGAGCAGAGCTTGGGCAAAAGGTCGACCCAGAAAGCGACTCTGTTTTTGTTAATGGCAAGGAGATAAATATTAAGCGGCATAAATTGGTTTACATCATAATGAATAAACCGCGCGGCTATGTCACAACGATGAATGACGAGCTTGACCGAAAATGTGTTAAGGATCTGCTTGAAGACCTAAATGAGCGCGTCGTTCCTGTAGGAAGGCTCGATAGGGATTCGGAAGGGCTTCTCATTCTTACCAACGACGGGGATCTTGTCTACAAGCTGACCCACCCTAAACATAATATAGACAAGATGTATACCGCAGTGGTGCGTGGGGACGTTGGCGATGAAATACTGAAAAAGCTAAACGGACCTATTGAGATAGACGGCTATGTAACAAATTCATCTGAGGTGTCTGTTCTCAAGAAGAAAGAGGACAGGACGGCGCTTCGCTTTATTCTACGCGAGGGGCGCAACCGTCAGATTCGCAAGATGTGTGATAAGGTCGGACTTGAGGTGCTGCGTCTGAAGAGGGTAGCAGTCGGAGAGCTAAGGCTTGCGGGAGTAAAAGCAGGCAAGTGGCGCTTCCTCGATGAAGATGAGATAGAATATTTAAAACAGTTATGA
- a CDS encoding NAD(P)/FAD-dependent oxidoreductase: MKNVLVVGGGPAGMMAAAAAAEAGCLVTLIEKNKTLGKKLLITGKGRCNVTNNCSPDELIANLPINGRFLYSAVNRFSPSDTMDFFDGLGLKLKTERGNRVFPESDHSADVLGALKRYLHNSGVNVVYHSVTGILTDETGAQGVKTDSGDIHADAVIIATGGLSYPLTGSTGDGYDFAGKLGHTIVKPKPSLVPIETAEEWPKQISGLALKNIAVRVTDKNKGKTVYEDFGELLFTHFGVSGPVVLSMSSHIRNMEPDRYTLHIDLKPALSEKQLDARLLREFDAQKNKNLSNVMPKLLPSSLADIFLNLFGIEGEMKVNEVTKEIRQRIISSLKDLPLNLSAFRPIDEAIVTSGGVKTSEINPATMESKLVPRLYFAGEIIDVDGYTGGFNLQIAFSTGRLAGQSASR; the protein is encoded by the coding sequence ATGAAAAATGTGCTTGTAGTCGGCGGGGGACCAGCCGGCATGATGGCGGCGGCAGCGGCGGCCGAAGCAGGCTGCTTAGTTACGCTGATCGAGAAAAACAAAACACTTGGGAAAAAGCTTTTGATCACAGGCAAAGGGCGGTGCAATGTTACAAATAACTGCTCGCCGGACGAGCTTATAGCTAACTTGCCTATAAACGGCCGCTTTTTATACAGCGCCGTAAACAGGTTTTCACCTTCGGACACAATGGATTTCTTTGACGGGCTTGGGCTTAAACTCAAGACGGAGAGAGGAAACCGTGTCTTTCCCGAAAGCGATCACTCCGCAGACGTGCTGGGGGCGCTTAAACGTTATCTGCACAATTCAGGCGTGAACGTGGTATACCACAGTGTGACAGGTATTTTGACTGACGAAACCGGCGCACAGGGCGTAAAGACTGACAGCGGGGATATTCATGCTGACGCAGTGATAATTGCGACAGGCGGGCTTTCATACCCGCTCACAGGGTCTACCGGGGATGGATATGATTTTGCGGGTAAACTCGGTCATACAATAGTAAAACCGAAACCGTCCCTTGTGCCTATCGAAACGGCAGAGGAATGGCCAAAACAGATTTCCGGTCTTGCGCTTAAGAATATTGCAGTTAGGGTGACAGATAAAAATAAGGGGAAGACGGTTTACGAAGACTTCGGCGAACTGCTTTTTACCCATTTCGGGGTTTCGGGGCCTGTGGTTTTGAGCATGAGTTCTCACATCAGAAATATGGAGCCCGACCGCTACACCCTGCATATAGACCTTAAACCTGCATTGAGTGAAAAACAGCTAGATGCAAGGCTTTTGAGGGAATTTGACGCTCAGAAGAACAAAAACCTGTCCAATGTTATGCCAAAACTTTTACCGTCATCGCTTGCTGACATCTTTTTAAATCTTTTCGGTATTGAAGGTGAAATGAAGGTTAACGAGGTCACAAAGGAGATACGGCAACGTATAATTTCTTCGCTTAAAGATTTGCCGCTTAACCTGTCAGCCTTTCGCCCTATCGACGAGGCTATCGTGACGTCGGGCGGCGTAAAAACAAGCGAGATTAACCCGGCGACTATGGAGTCTAAGCTTGTACCGAGACTTTATTTTGCCGGGGAAA